The Fructilactobacillus ixorae genome has a window encoding:
- a CDS encoding ribose-phosphate diphosphokinase produces MDTKTTESNMKIFALDSNRPLAEKVAAHIGIPLGKASVSHFSDGEIKITIDESVRGDDVYIIQSTSDPVNDNLMELLIMVDALRRASAATINVVIPYYGYARQDRKARSREPITAKLVADMLQTAGITRVVALDLHAAQIQGFFDVPVDHLMGAPLLADYFIQTHLAEDAVVVSPDHGGVSRARALAEFLGAPIAIIDKRRPKANVAKIMNIIGDVQGKRAIMIDDMIDTGGTITQGAQALIDAGACEVYVCCTHPVLSGPATERLAAAPIKQVVVTDSIQLPEAKKIAKIKQISVAPLVGDAILRIDQNRPVSPLFNSRFNYETDEMKHN; encoded by the coding sequence ATGGACACCAAAACAACTGAATCCAATATGAAAATTTTTGCGCTTGATTCCAATCGGCCGCTCGCCGAAAAGGTGGCTGCTCACATCGGAATCCCGCTTGGAAAGGCATCAGTCTCCCATTTTAGTGATGGGGAGATTAAAATCACAATTGATGAAAGTGTCCGTGGGGATGACGTCTACATCATTCAATCAACGTCTGATCCGGTGAACGATAACCTAATGGAGCTCCTGATCATGGTTGACGCTTTACGCCGGGCCAGTGCGGCCACGATTAACGTGGTAATTCCGTATTACGGCTATGCCCGCCAGGATCGCAAGGCCCGTTCGCGGGAACCGATTACAGCTAAATTAGTGGCTGACATGTTGCAAACGGCCGGGATTACCCGGGTGGTGGCTTTAGATTTACATGCGGCCCAGATTCAAGGCTTTTTTGATGTTCCGGTTGATCACCTGATGGGAGCGCCGTTACTCGCGGACTATTTCATTCAAACACACCTGGCTGAGGATGCGGTCGTCGTGTCACCCGATCACGGGGGAGTTTCGCGGGCCCGGGCCTTGGCGGAATTCTTGGGCGCCCCAATTGCAATCATTGATAAACGCCGGCCCAAAGCGAACGTTGCAAAGATTATGAACATCATTGGTGACGTGCAGGGCAAACGGGCCATCATGATTGATGACATGATTGATACCGGCGGTACGATTACGCAAGGCGCACAAGCGTTAATTGATGCAGGAGCGTGCGAAGTGTACGTGTGCTGTACGCATCCGGTCTTGTCCGGCCCCGCTACGGAGCGGTTAGCCGCCGCACCGATCAAGCAAGTGGTGGTAACGGATTCGATTCAACTTCCAGAAGCAAAGAAAATTGCTAAGATTAAGCAGATTTCGGTAGCTCCGCTGGTGGGCGATGCCATCCTGCGGATTGACCAGAATCGACCAGTTAGTCCCTTGTTTAATTCCCGGTTTAACTATGAAACCGATGAAATGAAACATAATTAA
- the yidA gene encoding sugar-phosphatase, producing MTEIKLIAIDIDGTLLNEQNELAPATIKAIKAAHAQGVKIVLCSGRPLAGIRPYLKPLGLSGEHEYAIAFNGAIAEDLTGQIIFATNVHYQDYLEVEMMAREMGVHFQIETNDGIYTTNRDISKYSVYESQLVNLTLHYRTPEEITPDFQIAKLMFIDEPEQIDLANHNLPDSLKQRMSVVKSTPVFLEFMNARAGKGPAVKQLAEKLGLTAANVMAIGDQENDLSMIKYAHTGVAMGNAIADVKEQAQFVTKPNSQDGVAYAINQFVLNAN from the coding sequence ATGACTGAAATTAAACTGATTGCCATCGATATTGATGGCACCCTCTTAAACGAACAAAATGAACTAGCCCCGGCCACGATTAAGGCGATTAAGGCCGCGCATGCCCAAGGCGTTAAGATTGTCCTCTGTTCCGGACGCCCGTTAGCTGGAATTCGTCCCTACCTCAAACCCCTTGGGTTAAGTGGGGAACACGAATACGCCATCGCCTTTAACGGAGCCATTGCTGAGGATCTCACTGGCCAGATTATCTTTGCCACCAACGTCCACTACCAAGACTACTTGGAAGTAGAAATGATGGCGCGCGAAATGGGCGTTCATTTTCAGATTGAAACGAACGACGGCATTTATACCACTAATCGTGACATCAGCAAGTACAGTGTCTATGAAAGTCAGTTAGTTAACCTGACCCTTCACTATCGCACTCCCGAAGAGATTACCCCGGACTTTCAGATTGCCAAGCTGATGTTTATCGACGAACCCGAACAGATTGACCTTGCTAACCATAACCTGCCCGACTCGCTGAAACAGCGAATGAGCGTGGTGAAGAGTACGCCGGTCTTTTTGGAATTCATGAACGCAAGGGCGGGGAAAGGGCCAGCGGTCAAACAGCTCGCGGAAAAATTAGGCTTGACGGCTGCCAACGTGATGGCCATCGGCGATCAAGAAAACGACCTCAGTATGATTAAGTACGCGCACACGGGCGTGGCGATGGGAAATGCCATCGCCGACGTAAAGGAGCAGGCGCAGTTTGTTACGAAACCCAATAGTCAGGATGGGGTCGCCTACGCGATTAACCAGTTCGTTTTAAATGCCAATTAA
- a CDS encoding HD domain-containing protein, with protein MNAQTEKLKQEKVIRDPVHSHIYIQDQIIMDLINTAEFQRLRRIHQLGTTSLTFPGAEHTRFAHSLGVYEIVRRICNHFQRNYPTQTPNDGLWDDHERLVAECAGLLHDIGHGTYSHTFEHIFKTNHEAITQAIITSEQTEVNQVLRKLGPNFPNQVASVINKTYPNQQVVQMISSQCDADRMDYLLRDSYFTGAQYGNFDLDRILQVMRPYHNGICFKKSGLHAIEYYIVSRYQMYLQVYFHKTSRSMEVILAHLLKRAQLIAQDPGAPADFQPGLLRPFLTGDFAIQRDLTQYLRLDDGVLTTYFANWRDFPDRILADLATRFLDRKPFKSAKFTQQMEPLLPYLQQLVADVGFDPVYYTATDNSYNQPYDVYDPSDPHPNAQIELMERDGSLIELSKASLLVQTITGRDMGDSRFFFPKEMFQPEAAGLFAETATQFQSYIRNDQIINPKESTND; from the coding sequence ATGAACGCCCAAACAGAAAAACTAAAGCAGGAAAAGGTGATTCGGGATCCGGTGCATAGTCACATTTACATCCAGGATCAGATTATCATGGATTTGATTAACACCGCCGAATTTCAGCGGCTCCGTCGCATTCATCAACTGGGGACCACGTCGCTGACCTTCCCTGGCGCAGAGCATACCCGCTTCGCCCATTCCCTTGGCGTCTATGAAATTGTCCGACGCATCTGTAACCATTTTCAACGAAATTATCCCACACAGACCCCAAATGATGGCCTGTGGGACGATCACGAACGACTCGTCGCCGAATGTGCCGGCTTGTTACACGACATCGGTCATGGGACCTACTCGCATACCTTTGAACACATCTTTAAAACTAACCACGAAGCCATTACGCAAGCCATTATCACCTCTGAGCAGACGGAGGTCAATCAAGTCCTCCGCAAACTGGGGCCGAACTTTCCCAACCAGGTGGCCAGTGTAATTAATAAGACCTATCCCAACCAACAGGTGGTCCAGATGATCTCCAGTCAGTGTGATGCAGACCGGATGGACTACCTGTTGCGGGATTCGTACTTTACGGGGGCCCAGTACGGGAACTTTGACCTCGACCGCATCTTACAAGTTATGCGCCCCTATCACAATGGGATTTGTTTTAAAAAAAGTGGGCTCCACGCCATCGAATACTACATTGTTTCCCGGTACCAAATGTACCTGCAGGTCTACTTTCACAAGACCTCCCGCTCCATGGAAGTGATTCTCGCTCACCTGTTAAAACGCGCCCAGTTAATTGCGCAGGATCCGGGCGCTCCCGCTGATTTTCAGCCCGGACTGTTACGACCGTTTTTAACTGGGGACTTTGCCATTCAACGCGATTTAACCCAGTATCTACGCCTTGACGACGGCGTGTTAACCACCTATTTTGCTAACTGGCGGGACTTTCCCGATCGGATTCTTGCCGATCTAGCGACCCGCTTTTTAGACCGGAAACCGTTTAAATCCGCTAAGTTTACGCAACAGATGGAACCCCTGCTTCCCTACTTGCAACAGCTGGTTGCGGATGTGGGCTTTGACCCGGTCTATTACACGGCAACTGATAATAGTTATAACCAACCTTACGACGTCTATGATCCTTCTGACCCCCATCCCAACGCGCAAATTGAACTCATGGAACGGGACGGCAGTTTAATCGAACTTTCTAAGGCCAGTTTGCTGGTTCAAACCATTACCGGGCGCGACATGGGTGACAGCCGGTTCTTCTTTCCCAAGGAAATGTTTCAACCGGAAGCCGCGGGCTTATTTGCAGAAACGGCAACCCAGTTTCAAAGTTACATTCGCAATGATCAGATTATCAATCCAAAGGAGTCGACTAATGACTGA
- a CDS encoding DUF1934 domain-containing protein, translating to MVQSQPGHPVHIEGHTILHQAGEQEEYNFTGTGQLVQLGETIYLRFNEQNERPAVPVTYKIDGDESLRISRRGESHLTLHLKPGQRTNNVDVTPYGKLELAAETTSLRLAIDLEQRTGSIAADYQIFTDGTEVGNHQIRLHFYP from the coding sequence ATGGTACAATCACAACCAGGTCACCCGGTTCATATCGAGGGGCACACCATCCTCCATCAAGCGGGGGAACAAGAGGAATATAACTTCACGGGCACGGGGCAACTTGTGCAGCTGGGAGAGACCATTTACCTTCGCTTTAACGAACAAAATGAACGCCCGGCGGTGCCAGTGACCTATAAAATTGACGGTGACGAGTCCTTACGGATTAGTCGCCGGGGCGAGAGTCATCTGACGCTTCACCTCAAGCCGGGGCAACGGACGAATAATGTGGACGTAACGCCATACGGCAAATTAGAGTTAGCGGCTGAAACAACGTCGCTACGGCTAGCAATCGACCTAGAACAACGAACCGGGAGCATCGCGGCCGATTACCAAATCTTTACGGATGGTACGGAAGTGGGGAACCACCAGATTCGATTGCATTTTTACCCATAA
- the rpoE gene encoding DNA-directed RNA polymerase subunit delta: MELKKLDEANKNELSMIEVAHAILADHGKTMQFPDLVNAIQAYTGFSDKEIKDKLVQFYSDLNVDGSFISLGNNVWGLRTWYPFESVDEATASEGDDQPKTKKRHKINAFLADASDEDDVIDYENDDPEDEDDVVDYDDDTTDNDADIDYDHDDPEDEDFHDEIDDVEVDDDDDQDDHDDDLED; the protein is encoded by the coding sequence TTGGAACTTAAAAAGCTTGATGAAGCAAACAAAAATGAATTATCAATGATTGAAGTTGCTCATGCGATTTTGGCTGATCACGGGAAAACGATGCAGTTTCCAGATCTAGTGAATGCCATTCAAGCATACACAGGTTTTAGTGACAAAGAAATTAAGGACAAGTTAGTCCAATTTTATTCCGATCTGAACGTAGATGGAAGTTTCATCTCCCTCGGTAACAACGTGTGGGGCTTGCGGACCTGGTATCCTTTTGAATCCGTTGATGAAGCAACGGCGAGTGAGGGTGACGATCAACCGAAAACCAAAAAACGGCACAAAATTAACGCCTTTTTGGCAGATGCTTCTGACGAAGACGACGTGATTGACTACGAAAATGATGACCCCGAAGATGAAGATGACGTGGTTGACTACGATGACGATACCACGGATAACGACGCAGACATTGATTACGATCATGATGATCCGGAAGACGAAGACTTCCATGATGAAATCGATGATGTTGAGGTTGATGACGATGATGACCAAGACGACCACGATGATGATTTAGAAGATTAA
- a CDS encoding CTP synthase: protein MTKYIFVTGGVVSSLGKGIVSASLGRLLKNRGLSVTVQKFDPYINVDPGTMNPYQHGEVFVTEDGTETDLDLGHYERFIDNNLNKYSNVTTGKIYQEVLDKERHGDYLGATVQVIPHITGMIKEKIVRAATTTDADIVITEIGGTVGDIESLPFLEAIREMRNEVGFDSSYYIHTTLVPYLEAAGEMKSKPTQHSVKELRSVGIQPDMLVLRSEKEIPESMKKKIAMFCDVNEKSIIESINAPNLYQLPLSFQSQGMDDQILDHFKIKAPEADMDDWKKLEHHIRHLSKTVNIALVGKYVKLKDAYISVDEALRHAGYAADVDVKITNIDAEKITDENVADVLAGFDGVIVPGGFGSRGIEGMITAIRYVRENDIPFLGVCLGMQVTTIEYARDVLGYQDANSTEFDHDTKHNVIDLMADQNDVSGMGGTQRLGAYPAKLKPGTQTAAAYDNQPEISERHRHRYEFNNKFRQELEDAGLVIAGTSPDNRLVEVVEVPNKQFFVAAQYHPEFLSRPNRPEGLFKAFIAAAARHQQAEPTA, encoded by the coding sequence ATGACAAAGTACATTTTTGTAACTGGTGGCGTGGTATCCTCACTAGGAAAGGGAATTGTGTCTGCTTCACTCGGACGGTTATTGAAAAATCGAGGCTTGAGTGTGACGGTGCAAAAGTTTGATCCCTACATTAACGTGGACCCAGGAACGATGAATCCGTACCAACACGGCGAGGTGTTTGTGACGGAAGATGGGACCGAAACGGACCTTGATTTGGGCCACTACGAACGGTTTATTGATAACAACTTGAACAAGTATTCCAACGTCACGACGGGGAAAATTTACCAAGAAGTTCTCGATAAAGAACGGCACGGTGATTATCTAGGGGCCACCGTACAGGTGATTCCCCACATTACTGGGATGATTAAAGAAAAGATCGTGCGGGCCGCCACGACAACGGATGCTGACATCGTGATCACCGAAATTGGGGGAACGGTTGGTGACATTGAATCATTGCCGTTCCTAGAAGCCATTCGGGAAATGCGCAACGAAGTGGGCTTTGATAGTAGCTACTACATTCACACCACCTTGGTTCCGTACCTAGAAGCTGCGGGGGAAATGAAGTCTAAACCAACCCAACACAGCGTGAAAGAATTACGAAGCGTGGGGATTCAACCCGATATGCTAGTGTTACGTTCGGAAAAGGAAATCCCAGAAAGCATGAAGAAAAAGATTGCCATGTTCTGTGACGTTAACGAAAAGAGCATTATCGAATCAATTAATGCGCCCAACCTTTATCAATTGCCACTAAGCTTCCAAAGTCAGGGGATGGATGACCAAATCCTAGACCACTTTAAAATTAAGGCACCCGAAGCTGACATGGACGACTGGAAAAAGCTCGAGCACCACATTCGCCACCTCAGTAAAACGGTGAACATTGCGTTAGTCGGAAAATACGTGAAGCTGAAGGATGCTTACATTTCAGTAGATGAAGCGCTTCGGCACGCCGGATATGCGGCCGACGTCGATGTTAAGATTACGAACATTGACGCCGAAAAAATCACGGATGAGAACGTAGCCGACGTATTAGCTGGCTTTGACGGAGTGATTGTGCCCGGCGGTTTTGGTAGTCGGGGCATCGAAGGAATGATTACTGCGATTCGCTACGTGCGTGAAAATGACATTCCGTTCCTGGGGGTTTGCCTAGGGATGCAGGTTACGACGATTGAATACGCGCGTGACGTATTGGGTTATCAAGATGCGAACTCAACGGAATTTGACCATGATACGAAGCACAATGTAATTGATCTCATGGCCGATCAAAACGACGTGTCCGGCATGGGGGGCACCCAACGACTCGGAGCCTACCCAGCTAAGTTAAAACCAGGAACCCAAACCGCTGCGGCTTACGACAATCAACCGGAGATTTCCGAACGGCACCGCCACCGGTATGAATTTAATAACAAATTCCGCCAGGAGTTAGAGGACGCCGGCTTGGTCATTGCCGGGACCTCCCCTGACAACCGGTTGGTAGAAGTGGTGGAAGTTCCGAACAAACAATTTTTTGTGGCGGCGCAGTATCATCCAGAATTCCTGTCGCGGCCGAACCGTCCAGAGGGCCTATTTAAAGCCTTCATTGCTGCTGCCGCTCGCCATCAGCAAGCTGAACCCACCGCATAG
- a CDS encoding UDP-N-acetylglucosamine 1-carboxyvinyltransferase — translation MSIMKIHGGRSLHGEVTIGGAKNSVVALIPAAVLADSPVKFDMVPDILDVHNLMLILQSMNVSSYFADGVLQIDPTKIQTGQLPSKAIKKLRASYYFMGALLGKFHRAVISFPGGDNIGPRPIDQHIRAFEALGAHVTESGDTVYIDATENGLIGAPIFFEMVSVGATINAILAATRAQGVTTIHNVAREPEIVDVVAFLNEMGAHITGAGTDVIRIEGVDHLEAKQTHMVIPDRIEAGTYLSLAAAVGEGILIKNVIPQHLEPFTQKLQEMGVDLTINDHDIYVNQPQQLRGVQIQTAPFPAFATDWQQPITPLLLTAQSESVITDTIYPQRQKHVGQLQKMGAQIRVNAKRQIIVEPTPHLHGSVVAAGEIRAGAALMIAGLMADGETVIEETDNILRGYDNIARKLTDLHADVELLPSSD, via the coding sequence ATGAGTATTATGAAAATCCACGGGGGCCGCTCGCTTCACGGAGAAGTGACCATTGGTGGTGCAAAGAACAGTGTGGTCGCGTTAATTCCCGCCGCCGTTCTAGCTGACAGCCCAGTAAAATTTGATATGGTTCCCGACATTTTAGATGTTCATAATTTGATGTTAATTCTCCAATCAATGAATGTATCATCCTACTTTGCGGATGGCGTATTACAAATTGATCCAACTAAAATTCAAACTGGTCAACTACCAAGCAAGGCCATTAAAAAACTGCGAGCCTCCTACTACTTCATGGGAGCTCTGTTAGGGAAGTTTCACCGCGCGGTGATTAGTTTCCCCGGGGGTGATAACATTGGACCCCGACCAATTGACCAACACATTCGGGCCTTTGAAGCCCTCGGGGCGCACGTCACGGAGAGTGGGGACACCGTTTACATTGATGCCACTGAAAACGGGTTAATTGGAGCGCCAATTTTCTTTGAGATGGTTTCCGTCGGCGCCACGATTAATGCCATTTTGGCCGCCACCCGGGCTCAGGGAGTTACCACGATTCATAATGTGGCGCGTGAACCAGAAATCGTGGACGTCGTGGCCTTTTTAAACGAAATGGGTGCTCACATTACGGGCGCTGGAACGGACGTGATTCGGATTGAAGGGGTAGATCATTTAGAAGCCAAGCAAACCCACATGGTGATTCCAGACCGGATTGAGGCTGGGACTTACCTGTCGTTGGCCGCCGCCGTGGGGGAAGGCATTCTGATTAAAAATGTGATTCCACAGCACTTGGAGCCGTTTACCCAAAAGCTCCAGGAGATGGGAGTTGATTTGACCATCAATGACCATGACATCTACGTCAACCAGCCCCAGCAGTTACGGGGCGTGCAGATTCAAACGGCGCCGTTTCCAGCGTTTGCGACCGATTGGCAGCAACCAATTACTCCACTGTTGTTAACCGCACAGAGTGAGAGTGTAATTACCGATACGATTTATCCGCAACGGCAAAAACACGTGGGGCAGTTACAAAAAATGGGGGCACAGATTCGGGTGAACGCTAAGCGTCAAATCATTGTCGAACCCACGCCGCACTTACATGGGTCCGTAGTAGCGGCCGGCGAGATTCGGGCGGGGGCCGCGCTCATGATTGCTGGATTAATGGCTGATGGAGAGACTGTCATTGAAGAAACAGATAACATTTTACGGGGTTACGATAACATTGCCCGGAAGTTAACCGACTTACATGCCGACGTGGAGTTACTACCGAGTTCGGACTAG
- a CDS encoding type B 50S ribosomal protein L31 — MKKGIHPDFHEVVFQDSGTGFKFITGSTATSDQTIEMEDGKTYPLIRVEISSDSHPFYTGKQKTAQADGAVDRFNKKYGFAN; from the coding sequence ATGAAAAAAGGAATTCATCCAGATTTTCATGAAGTAGTTTTCCAAGATTCCGGGACGGGCTTTAAGTTCATCACGGGTTCAACGGCTACTTCAGACCAAACGATCGAAATGGAAGATGGAAAGACGTACCCATTGATCCGGGTTGAAATTTCATCTGATTCGCATCCCTTCTACACTGGGAAGCAAAAGACTGCTCAAGCCGATGGGGCGGTGGACCGTTTCAACAAAAAGTATGGCTTTGCCAACTAA